A stretch of the Mycobacterium shigaense genome encodes the following:
- a CDS encoding MCE family protein has protein sequence MRFRGPLIGLTLFMVAAVTVTWLVYASLRRDVAGDTAGYSALFTDVYGLREGDDVRMAGVRVGRVEKVELDGTVARVAFVLQTDQHLYGNTVASVTYQNIVGQRYLGLSPGKEGAQSLLPPGSVIPLERTEPSFDVTALLNGYEPLFSLLNPRDADNLTKGIIASLQGDTSSLTTLISQTSTLTETFAGRDQALGDVITNLNNVVGILARQNDNFDGVITQTRDVVAQLDRRRPELVAAAGSLSRVLGRLSTSASDVYPALRELVDRKPGVARHLMDVEPQVAFFGDNIPLLLKGLARVGNQGAYGNAYVCDVNFMGFFPGLNDVVPIIVAAATPGNKTWHSPRCRSTAGG, from the coding sequence ATGAGATTCCGCGGACCACTGATCGGCCTCACCCTGTTCATGGTCGCCGCCGTGACGGTCACCTGGTTGGTGTATGCGAGCCTGCGCCGCGACGTCGCCGGTGACACGGCCGGCTATTCTGCGTTGTTCACCGACGTCTACGGGCTGCGCGAAGGCGACGATGTCCGGATGGCCGGGGTGCGGGTGGGCCGGGTGGAAAAGGTCGAACTCGACGGGACAGTGGCCCGGGTCGCCTTCGTGTTGCAGACCGACCAGCACCTGTACGGAAACACCGTCGCGTCCGTGACCTACCAAAACATCGTCGGGCAGCGATACCTCGGGCTGTCGCCGGGTAAGGAGGGCGCGCAGAGTCTGTTGCCGCCCGGCAGCGTCATCCCGTTGGAGCGCACCGAACCGTCGTTCGACGTCACCGCCCTACTCAACGGCTACGAACCGTTGTTCAGCCTGCTGAACCCGAGAGACGCGGACAACCTCACCAAGGGCATCATCGCCTCGCTGCAGGGTGACACGTCGTCGCTGACCACGCTGATCAGCCAGACATCCACGCTCACTGAGACATTCGCCGGACGGGACCAGGCACTCGGCGACGTGATCACCAACCTCAACAACGTGGTCGGCATCCTCGCCCGGCAGAACGACAATTTCGACGGGGTCATCACCCAGACCCGCGACGTCGTAGCGCAGCTGGACCGGCGGCGCCCGGAACTCGTCGCCGCGGCGGGTTCCCTGTCGCGGGTGCTGGGCCGACTTTCGACCTCGGCCAGCGACGTCTATCCGGCGCTGCGCGAACTCGTCGATCGCAAGCCCGGCGTGGCCCGGCACCTGATGGACGTCGAACCGCAGGTCGCGTTCTTCGGCGACAACATCCCGCTGTTGCTGAAAGGACTTGCCCGGGTGGGCAATCAGGGCGCCTACGGCAACGCCTACGTCTGCGACGTGAACTTCATGGGATTCTTCCCTGGCCTCAACGACGTGGTGCCGATCATCGTCGCCGCCGCCACGCCGGGAAACAAGACGTGGCACAGCCCCCGATGCAGGAGCACCGCCGGTGGCTGA
- a CDS encoding MCE family protein translates to MTWLGFIAVAVVAVVIGAMLAVHALGAGYRHYTAEFLQAASLRPGNPIVVAGIPVGNVTSMELDGDHVEAGLKIRDDIALGKDSRAQIRVATILGSRYLALQPSGLGTLPRNTFDLSHTEVPYDLQAALQDATTTFEQVDSDRFAQSLAVLGKQLEGLPAVVPQAITNIHSLSSIIAVRRDQLGQLLRGTEQVTNTLRRQQAGIGKLINQGQDLLGQFVSRRAVFHAMMQSLTNLVNTMSQLVVNDRSGLQSLIADMRDFTGMMAKHDDLLSNMLQISPIFFREAANLTGEGNAINFNANNVPLIDSWMCAISGRAEQFGMSQYFKDCK, encoded by the coding sequence ATGACGTGGCTCGGGTTCATCGCGGTCGCGGTGGTCGCGGTGGTGATCGGAGCCATGCTGGCGGTGCATGCGCTCGGTGCCGGGTACCGGCACTACACCGCGGAGTTTCTGCAGGCGGCCTCGCTGCGGCCCGGCAATCCGATCGTGGTCGCGGGAATTCCCGTCGGCAACGTGACGAGCATGGAACTCGACGGCGATCACGTCGAGGCGGGCCTGAAGATCCGTGACGATATCGCGCTGGGCAAGGACTCTCGTGCCCAGATCCGGGTCGCCACCATCCTGGGCTCGCGCTATCTCGCGCTGCAGCCCAGCGGCTTAGGCACCCTGCCTCGCAACACCTTTGACCTGTCCCACACCGAGGTGCCCTACGATCTGCAGGCCGCGCTGCAGGATGCCACCACGACCTTCGAGCAGGTCGACTCCGACCGGTTCGCGCAATCGCTGGCGGTGCTCGGCAAGCAACTCGAGGGCCTGCCCGCAGTGGTGCCGCAGGCCATCACGAACATTCACTCGCTGTCGTCGATCATCGCGGTGCGCCGCGACCAACTTGGCCAGCTGCTGCGCGGCACCGAACAGGTGACCAACACCCTGCGGCGCCAGCAGGCCGGCATCGGCAAACTGATCAATCAGGGCCAGGACCTGCTGGGCCAATTCGTCTCGCGCCGAGCCGTTTTCCACGCCATGATGCAATCCCTGACGAACTTGGTGAACACCATGAGCCAGCTCGTGGTCAACGACCGGTCCGGCCTGCAATCGCTCATCGCGGACATGCGCGACTTCACCGGCATGATGGCAAAGCACGACGACCTGCTGAGCAACATGTTGCAGATCAGCCCGATCTTCTTCCGGGAGGCGGCTAACCTCACCGGCGAGGGCAACGCCATCAACTTCAACGCGAACAACGTCCCGCTCATCGACTCGTGGATGTGCGCGATCAGCGGGCGCGCCGAGCAGTTCGGCATGAGCCAGTACTTCAAGGACTGCAAGTGA
- a CDS encoding mannan-binding family protein, with the protein MWRLVATLVLACAATIFDDGNAHASAPSLCGELGGSWDGQYCHASVTSERNAVRDIKVAVPDDLVDNPTTGPAIRDYLRTLVNNWTTANAHMAADSYGEENFEIFRHANLLSAVFHESYHADGPQPNNAYRTFTFDMASGRRVQLADLTTSNPLTAIPPVAAPFIQTALDQAPPQHDPGSYPFRLDRWTPDKVYSGAYKAWALTPDELILYMPDYPVGHDEPIDFTPGVMQWYMDGGTVQARIPLSALASVMRA; encoded by the coding sequence ATGTGGCGGCTCGTCGCTACGCTCGTATTAGCATGCGCCGCAACGATTTTCGATGACGGCAACGCACACGCATCGGCGCCGTCGTTGTGCGGCGAACTCGGCGGCAGCTGGGACGGGCAGTATTGCCACGCCTCGGTGACCTCCGAACGCAATGCCGTGCGGGACATCAAGGTCGCCGTCCCCGACGACCTCGTCGACAACCCGACCACGGGGCCGGCGATCCGCGACTACCTGCGCACGCTGGTCAACAACTGGACGACCGCCAACGCGCACATGGCGGCCGACAGCTACGGCGAGGAGAATTTCGAGATCTTCCGGCATGCCAATCTGCTCAGCGCGGTATTCCACGAGAGCTACCACGCCGACGGGCCCCAACCCAACAACGCCTATCGCACGTTTACGTTCGACATGGCCAGCGGGCGGCGCGTGCAGCTCGCCGACCTGACGACGTCGAACCCGCTGACCGCGATCCCGCCGGTGGCCGCCCCGTTCATCCAGACCGCGCTGGATCAGGCTCCGCCACAACATGATCCGGGCAGCTACCCGTTCCGACTCGACCGCTGGACTCCCGACAAGGTCTACTCGGGCGCATACAAGGCGTGGGCGCTGACACCCGACGAATTGATCCTGTATATGCCCGACTATCCCGTCGGGCACGACGAACCGATCGACTTCACACCCGGCGTCATGCAGTGGTACATGGACGGCGGCACCGTTCAGGCCCGCATCCCACTGTCGGCGCTGGCCTCCGTAATGCGAGCCTAG
- a CDS encoding amidohydrolase: MVSTGADTIYRNGPIVTMVDGRRQVEAVAVASGRILAAGSEPDVMATRSDATRVVDLAGNTLMPSFIDAHGHFMNAPQVVKWANVQGVPAGPVSTVADVIAVLQEHVRRLGLSPGDWVIGYGYDRSNLAEQRELTVDDLDPFFPDNPVLLIHSSNHGAVLNTAAFRKVGYDENTETPAGGVILRKTGTNVPAGLVMETAFLPIFANMPKASERERLDTLDAAQQIYARVGVTTCQEGATNAADLLFLRKAAGEGLLYLDIVSLPFIFEIPEILKQWAPEFRGGPMELPEDARTAFGTYREHLKLQGIKLVLDGSPQGKTAFWTEPLLTAGPGGEQNWRGAPTLPPDVAKAAIAEIYGKGIQVFMHANGDAAIDLAIEGLRGAGARAGDGHRPVVIHSQCMRPEQLDAYVELGVDPSFFTAHTFYWGDEHLANLGARRASFLSPMASAIAKGLHCSNHTDFSVTPMEPMRVMWSSIVRTSKKGTPIGPAERIDVWQALRSLTVEAAWQIFEEDLKGTIEPGKLADLVILDANPLAVETDALLDINVVETLKEGRTVYRAA; the protein is encoded by the coding sequence ATGGTCAGCACCGGCGCGGACACGATCTACCGGAACGGGCCCATCGTGACGATGGTCGACGGCCGTCGACAGGTCGAGGCAGTCGCCGTCGCGTCCGGTCGGATTCTGGCGGCCGGTTCCGAACCCGACGTGATGGCAACCAGAAGCGACGCGACCCGCGTCGTCGACCTCGCCGGCAACACACTGATGCCGTCCTTCATCGACGCGCACGGCCATTTCATGAACGCCCCGCAGGTGGTCAAGTGGGCTAACGTCCAGGGTGTCCCGGCCGGCCCGGTCAGCACGGTGGCCGACGTGATCGCCGTCTTGCAGGAGCATGTGCGCAGGCTCGGGCTCAGCCCGGGCGACTGGGTCATCGGTTACGGCTACGACCGCTCGAACCTGGCCGAGCAGCGCGAGCTCACCGTCGACGATCTGGACCCTTTTTTCCCCGACAACCCGGTGCTGCTGATTCACAGCTCCAACCACGGCGCGGTGCTGAACACCGCGGCGTTCCGCAAGGTGGGTTACGACGAGAACACCGAAACCCCGGCCGGCGGGGTGATCCTGCGCAAGACCGGCACGAATGTGCCGGCCGGCCTGGTCATGGAGACGGCTTTCCTGCCTATATTCGCCAACATGCCCAAGGCGAGCGAGCGGGAGCGTCTCGACACCCTGGATGCCGCGCAGCAGATCTACGCCCGGGTCGGGGTCACAACATGCCAGGAAGGCGCGACGAACGCCGCCGACCTGCTATTCCTGCGCAAGGCCGCCGGCGAGGGCCTGCTCTACCTCGACATCGTGTCGCTGCCGTTCATCTTCGAAATACCCGAAATCCTCAAGCAGTGGGCACCTGAGTTCCGGGGCGGTCCGATGGAACTGCCCGAGGATGCCCGCACGGCCTTCGGGACTTACCGCGAGCACCTGAAGCTTCAGGGCATCAAGCTTGTGCTGGACGGCTCTCCCCAGGGCAAGACGGCCTTTTGGACCGAGCCCCTGCTCACCGCCGGACCCGGCGGTGAGCAGAACTGGCGGGGCGCACCCACACTTCCGCCCGACGTCGCCAAGGCGGCGATTGCCGAGATATATGGCAAGGGCATTCAGGTCTTTATGCATGCCAACGGCGATGCGGCCATCGATCTGGCCATCGAGGGCCTGCGCGGTGCGGGCGCGCGCGCCGGGGACGGCCACCGCCCGGTGGTGATCCACTCCCAATGCATGCGGCCCGAGCAGCTCGACGCCTACGTCGAACTCGGCGTCGACCCGAGCTTCTTCACCGCGCACACGTTCTACTGGGGCGACGAGCACCTCGCCAACCTCGGTGCGCGACGCGCGAGCTTCCTCAGTCCGATGGCGTCGGCGATCGCCAAGGGCCTGCATTGCTCCAACCACACGGACTTCTCGGTGACGCCGATGGAGCCGATGCGGGTGATGTGGTCATCGATCGTGAGGACGTCGAAGAAGGGCACCCCGATCGGTCCCGCCGAACGGATCGATGTCTGGCAGGCGTTGCGATCGCTCACGGTCGAGGCGGCCTGGCAGATCTTCGAAGAGGATCTCAAGGGCACGATCGAACCGGGCAAGCTGGCCGATCTGGTCATTCTCGATGCCAATCCCCTCGCCGTCGAGACGGATGCGTTGCTGGACATCAACGTCGTTGAAACGCTCAAAGAGGGCCGGACGGTCTACCGGGCCGCCTGA
- a CDS encoding MCE family protein: MAVGAAVVVLAAAVGVGWWSLGSDDDTISVTAQFDSASGLYEGNVVAVLGMPVGKITRINARGPYVEVEFTVDRRVKVPAAVQAVTVSTSILTDRQIELTPPYRGGPVLENHDTIGLTRTKTPVEFSRVLSVLDRVTKSLEGDGHGGGPIADVINNGSKVVDGNGGQIKSALDALSRALRLSSDGGAATREQITAIIKNISALFDAAAANDAKLREFASTIHQVSQIMAEEDIGSGDTGKRFDQLVQRAGDLLDANRDTIKQALINGNGTAKAVTDHRRDLAEMLDVAPMLADNAYNMIDRANGAVRARFLTDRLLFDSQYTKEICNLMGLRQLGCSTGTIQDFGPDFGLTYVLDGMAAMGQK; the protein is encoded by the coding sequence ATGGCCGTCGGCGCCGCCGTGGTGGTGCTGGCCGCCGCGGTCGGCGTCGGGTGGTGGTCCCTGGGTTCCGACGATGACACGATTTCCGTGACGGCCCAATTCGACAGCGCCTCGGGCCTTTACGAGGGCAACGTGGTGGCGGTGCTGGGAATGCCGGTCGGCAAGATCACCAGGATCAACGCCAGGGGCCCCTACGTCGAGGTCGAGTTCACCGTCGACCGCCGCGTCAAGGTTCCCGCGGCCGTGCAAGCCGTCACCGTGTCGACCTCGATCCTGACCGATCGGCAGATCGAGCTCACGCCGCCGTACCGCGGCGGCCCGGTGCTGGAGAATCACGACACCATCGGCCTGACCCGCACCAAGACCCCGGTCGAATTCAGCCGCGTGCTCAGCGTTCTAGATCGCGTCACCAAGTCGCTCGAGGGAGACGGCCACGGTGGCGGCCCGATTGCCGACGTGATCAACAACGGCAGCAAGGTCGTCGACGGCAACGGCGGGCAGATCAAGTCCGCGCTCGACGCATTGTCCAGGGCGCTGCGCCTGTCCAGCGACGGAGGTGCTGCGACCCGCGAACAGATCACCGCGATCATCAAGAACATCAGCGCGCTGTTCGACGCGGCGGCCGCCAACGACGCCAAGCTGCGCGAATTCGCCTCCACCATCCATCAGGTCAGCCAGATCATGGCCGAGGAGGACATCGGCAGCGGCGACACCGGGAAGCGGTTCGACCAACTGGTCCAGCGGGCCGGCGACCTGCTCGACGCCAACCGCGACACCATCAAGCAGGCCCTGATCAACGGCAACGGCACGGCGAAGGCGGTGACCGATCACCGGCGCGACCTCGCCGAAATGCTCGATGTGGCGCCGATGCTGGCCGATAACGCCTACAACATGATCGACCGCGCCAACGGCGCCGTGCGGGCCCGCTTTCTCACCGACCGGTTGCTCTTCGACAGCCAATACACCAAAGAGATCTGCAACCTGATGGGCCTTCGGCAACTCGGCTGCAGCACCGGGACGATTCAGGATTTCGGCCCGGACTTCGGATTGACCTATGTGCTCGACGGCATGGCCGCGATGGGGCAGAAATGA
- a CDS encoding MlaD family protein yields the protein MITARGRRAPAVLATVLATVFLTAGCGTNGLASLPLPAPGLGAGGYTLTAVFSNALNLPMNAKVKLAGADVGQVESMTARNYTAVTTLRIRDGVLLPRGSTAELRTATPLGDVFVALKPPAGDLVEMPILKNGDTIGLDSTAAAATVESVLSSAAILVNGGAVRNFTNIINGFGKATGDQGQAFGDLIRKSNQLVGTLDARSGQMSAALTQLSLLADQLDAKDHAITDLMTAARPATSALADNTAELSDLTVRAGNTARLLARFPSIGGTDTSCRSLIRDLNTIAGAANDVAVSPDTSFYAINRLIPPLVKSTAGSAFSVHVGVDKLILGSLPDIGYPGDIGLHGPHHYNMNLLVGTLKYTLWRLQERVVGRGPNSPQVSVIPDPRVPGQIDVAPGPLPGPPSAPGAPPPGPLSPGPQP from the coding sequence ATGATCACCGCCCGCGGGCGACGCGCGCCGGCTGTCCTGGCCACGGTGCTGGCCACGGTGTTCCTCACCGCGGGTTGCGGCACGAACGGCCTTGCCAGCCTGCCGCTTCCGGCGCCCGGGCTCGGTGCGGGGGGGTACACCCTGACCGCGGTGTTCTCCAACGCACTCAACCTTCCGATGAACGCCAAGGTCAAGCTCGCCGGCGCCGACGTCGGGCAGGTCGAATCGATGACCGCCCGGAATTACACCGCGGTGACCACGCTGCGCATCCGCGACGGCGTGTTACTCCCACGGGGCAGCACTGCCGAATTGCGCACCGCCACACCACTCGGCGACGTCTTCGTCGCGCTCAAGCCACCCGCCGGCGATCTCGTGGAGATGCCGATACTGAAGAACGGCGACACCATCGGCCTGGATTCGACGGCCGCGGCCGCGACCGTCGAATCGGTGCTCAGCTCGGCGGCGATACTGGTGAACGGCGGAGCGGTGCGCAACTTCACCAACATCATCAACGGTTTCGGCAAGGCCACCGGTGACCAGGGCCAGGCCTTCGGCGACCTGATCCGCAAGTCCAACCAGCTGGTGGGAACCCTCGATGCCCGGTCCGGCCAGATGTCCGCCGCCCTGACCCAATTGTCGCTTCTGGCAGACCAACTCGACGCCAAGGACCACGCCATCACCGATCTGATGACGGCGGCCCGGCCCGCCACCTCCGCCCTGGCGGACAACACCGCCGAGCTTTCCGACCTCACGGTGCGGGCGGGCAACACCGCGCGGTTGCTGGCCAGGTTCCCGTCGATCGGCGGAACCGACACCAGCTGCCGCAGCCTGATTCGCGACCTCAACACGATCGCCGGGGCCGCCAACGACGTCGCGGTGAGCCCGGACACCAGCTTCTACGCGATCAACCGGTTGATCCCCCCGCTGGTCAAATCCACCGCAGGAAGCGCATTTTCGGTGCATGTCGGGGTTGACAAGCTGATCCTCGGATCCCTCCCCGACATCGGCTACCCGGGCGACATCGGGCTGCACGGACCGCATCACTACAACATGAATTTGCTCGTCGGCACGCTGAAGTACACGCTGTGGCGGTTGCAGGAACGGGTGGTGGGCCGCGGACCGAATTCGCCGCAGGTGTCAGTCATTCCGGACCCGAGAGTCCCGGGCCAGATCGATGTCGCGCCCGGGCCGCTACCGGGGCCGCCGTCGGCTCCCGGTGCCCCGCCGCCGGGCCCCCTGTCTCCGGGACCCCAGCCGTGA
- a CDS encoding MlaD family protein, producing MIPAVADAATVMVRVVRAGHRQQVWLSVAGLVLTLIVATAYLLIGALRVTPFASSYRVIVQLPESGGLLPNQDVALRGVRIGRVESLQITDTGVNAIANIAAKVKIPADSLVQVSALSPAGEQYINFEAQSDAGPYLHDGSLIALDHATVPVSLARLLSDADGVLAQVDPRKIELIKKELSMSKEGPAKLAAIVDGGTFLLSTLDAVLPQTTSIIKTSRVVLNLASDKNAGLAATATELRHTLSGVARMQAGYRRLTGQTPRTLSAVDNLFSDNSDTMVQLLGSMATLSQLLYLRVPALNALFPDYRGSVLDAVTSAFHDNGVWAIADLYPRYLCDYGTPAHAPSAADYYEPFMYTYCRDDDPAVSIRGAKNAPRPGGDDTAGPPPGADLGRRTDPTPKGRFTIPTPYGGPPLPIEPPH from the coding sequence GTGATCCCCGCCGTCGCGGACGCCGCGACTGTGATGGTACGAGTGGTGCGGGCCGGCCACCGTCAGCAGGTCTGGCTGTCGGTTGCCGGGCTCGTGCTCACCCTGATCGTGGCGACCGCGTATCTGCTCATCGGTGCGCTGCGGGTGACCCCATTCGCGTCCTCCTACCGCGTCATCGTGCAGTTGCCGGAATCCGGTGGCCTCCTTCCCAATCAGGACGTCGCGCTGCGCGGCGTGCGAATCGGGCGCGTCGAGTCGCTGCAGATCACCGACACCGGTGTCAACGCCATCGCCAACATCGCCGCCAAAGTCAAAATCCCGGCCGACAGCCTCGTGCAAGTGTCGGCGCTGTCGCCCGCCGGCGAGCAGTACATCAACTTCGAAGCCCAATCCGATGCCGGGCCGTATCTGCACGACGGCAGCCTCATCGCCCTGGATCACGCAACCGTTCCGGTCAGCCTGGCGCGCTTGCTCAGCGACGCCGACGGCGTGCTGGCACAGGTCGATCCGCGCAAGATCGAGCTGATCAAAAAAGAACTCAGCATGAGCAAGGAGGGCCCAGCGAAACTGGCCGCCATCGTCGACGGCGGTACCTTCCTGCTATCGACGCTCGATGCGGTGCTCCCGCAGACCACCAGCATCATCAAGACCAGCCGCGTGGTGCTGAACCTGGCCAGCGACAAGAACGCCGGCCTGGCGGCCACCGCCACCGAGCTGCGGCACACGCTGTCCGGCGTGGCCCGCATGCAGGCCGGCTACCGGCGATTGACCGGACAGACACCGCGGACGCTGTCGGCCGTCGACAACCTGTTCTCCGACAACTCCGACACGATGGTGCAGCTGCTGGGCAGCATGGCCACCCTGTCGCAGCTGCTGTATCTGCGGGTGCCGGCGCTAAACGCGCTGTTCCCCGACTACCGGGGCTCGGTGCTGGACGCGGTGACGAGCGCCTTCCACGACAACGGCGTCTGGGCGATCGCCGACCTGTACCCCCGCTACTTGTGCGACTACGGGACGCCGGCGCACGCACCGTCGGCCGCGGACTACTACGAGCCGTTCATGTACACCTACTGCCGCGACGACGACCCCGCCGTCTCGATCCGGGGCGCCAAGAACGCGCCGCGACCGGGCGGCGACGACACCGCCGGCCCGCCGCCCGGAGCGGATCTGGGTCGCCGAACCGACCCAACACCGAAGGGCCGCTTCACCATTCCCACCCCCTACGGCGGACCGCCGCTGCCGATAGAACCGCCGCACTAG
- a CDS encoding MlaD family protein encodes MPNSFELDGRGPSDRQLLATGMAVLVVASLLTVAMLLKSTGRLNDYVRVVADLVNVGDGLPQKSDVKYHGVLVGMVNDVIPAADGKPNYVYIDLKPEFAQSIPAAVTARVVPSNVFAVSSVQLVGGGPQGPGSMIRPGAHIPEDNRLPTVLFQTTVSKLRDLLAAAGRGRDDRSVGILAALGAATAHRRVTLLNAGAQLNRLLDQLNSIVSTDAGPSTVSALIDAAQGLQQTAPDLLDALHQAVEPMQTFAETRGQLVSLLSGADYTLGTTQTSFNNHIDQLIKITSDFTPVLGILAMKSNNFVPAVTKLDNLADKFMEEVWVPGNDVGNMRAMLTFTPSSTYTRADCPHYGDLKGPSCFTAPLIPVRPDLPQVLLPQNYHPPKDLAPPPGTVIGPDGNLVAVGPPLINGPPNLTDPNPPLAPGITPSPPVPGSATPDNPSPGAPATPSPNAPWIAPVAPKAPWIPQSSYRGSFGGNVGPVGSQYERNMLSVITGEPATPATELLLGPVARGTTVSLKPGGPH; translated from the coding sequence ATGCCGAATTCCTTTGAGCTGGACGGACGCGGCCCATCGGACCGGCAACTGCTGGCCACCGGGATGGCGGTCCTGGTCGTCGCGTCCCTGCTCACCGTCGCGATGCTGCTCAAGTCCACCGGCCGGCTCAACGACTACGTTCGGGTGGTCGCCGATCTGGTCAATGTCGGCGACGGGCTCCCGCAGAAATCCGACGTCAAGTACCACGGCGTGCTCGTCGGGATGGTCAACGACGTGATTCCGGCGGCCGACGGCAAGCCCAATTATGTCTATATCGACCTCAAACCCGAATTCGCCCAGTCGATTCCGGCTGCAGTGACCGCAAGAGTGGTGCCCAGCAACGTCTTCGCCGTGTCGTCGGTGCAGCTGGTCGGCGGTGGCCCCCAGGGCCCCGGGTCCATGATCCGGCCGGGCGCCCACATTCCCGAGGACAACCGGCTGCCGACGGTGCTGTTTCAAACCACCGTCAGCAAGTTGCGCGACCTGCTGGCCGCCGCCGGCCGCGGCCGCGACGACCGGTCGGTGGGCATCCTGGCCGCGCTCGGCGCCGCCACCGCTCACCGCCGCGTCACCCTGCTGAACGCCGGGGCGCAGTTGAATCGCCTCCTCGACCAGCTCAATTCGATTGTCAGCACGGATGCCGGCCCGTCGACGGTATCCGCGCTCATCGATGCGGCCCAAGGGTTGCAGCAGACCGCACCGGACCTGCTCGATGCCCTGCACCAGGCCGTCGAGCCGATGCAGACGTTCGCCGAGACACGCGGACAGTTGGTCTCGCTGCTCTCCGGCGCCGACTACACCCTCGGCACGACGCAGACATCGTTCAACAATCACATCGATCAGCTCATCAAGATCACCAGTGACTTCACGCCGGTGCTGGGCATCCTGGCGATGAAGTCCAACAACTTCGTGCCCGCGGTCACCAAACTGGACAACCTGGCCGACAAGTTCATGGAGGAAGTCTGGGTGCCGGGCAACGACGTCGGCAACATGCGCGCGATGCTCACCTTCACCCCGTCGTCCACCTACACCCGCGCGGACTGCCCGCATTACGGAGACCTGAAGGGCCCCAGCTGTTTTACCGCCCCGCTGATCCCGGTGCGTCCCGATCTGCCGCAAGTGCTGCTGCCGCAGAACTACCACCCGCCGAAGGACCTCGCCCCGCCGCCGGGCACGGTCATCGGCCCCGACGGAAACCTCGTCGCGGTCGGACCGCCGCTGATCAACGGGCCACCCAATCTGACCGATCCCAATCCCCCGCTCGCCCCGGGAATCACGCCGTCGCCGCCGGTGCCGGGCAGCGCCACCCCCGACAACCCCTCGCCCGGCGCGCCCGCGACGCCGTCGCCGAATGCCCCATGGATCGCGCCGGTCGCGCCGAAGGCGCCGTGGATACCGCAGTCCTCGTACCGGGGCTCTTTCGGGGGCAACGTCGGACCGGTCGGCAGCCAGTACGAGCGAAACATGCTCAGCGTGATCACCGGCGAGCCCGCCACGCCGGCGACCGAGCTGCTGCTGGGCCCGGTGGCCCGGGGCACCACGGTGTCGCTGAAACCCGGAGGGCCGCACTGA